GCAGATCTGCCACATATTTAAGAATCTCCATTACCAGCATATCTTCATATAGGGGATTATGTTCGGGAAGGTAGCCAATTTTAGCACTAGTCAGGATGGGGTTTTCGAATATGGATATGCCATCAATGCTAATGGTTCCACTATCTGGCTGTAAATAGCCCACCATCATGCGGAGGGTTGTAGTTTTCCCCGCCCCATTAGGGCCCAAGAAGCCGGTGATGCTTCCGCTATTTATGCAGAAACTGATATCGTTTACGGCACGCAAACTGCCGAAAGACCGATTAAGGTTCTTTATTTCTATCATCAATACTTGTTACTCCAGCCCACTACATAAAGGGCATTGTTGGTTTCGTGACAGGTTCAGACAGCATAATCACGTCATTTTCTTCCAATCCAGAGATTACCTCTACCATCTGAAAATCATTGCTCCCAAGCTTAACTGGTATTGATACTGCCTGAGACTTTGCTGATTGATCGGTATCCGATTCATCTTTGGGCGCCATATAAACGACGTCCTGATTCTTATCATCTGCAAAAACTGCTCCAATTGGTATAATAAGCACATTTTCTCGTGTATCGCCAGCGATACTAATCTCGGCAGTCATACCAGGTTTAGCTTTTTCACCGCTGGCATTGATGCTTATTTCTACAGGGAACACTTTGGCACTGTTGATTGTTACTGCTTTGGCAGCAATCTTAATTATTTTTCCACCAAATTCGTCGTAGGGCATGGCATCTAGTTTTATTGTAGCTTCCTGCCCCACCTTAAATTTAACGATGTCTATCTCGTTAATGTTTGAGCTTACAATCATCTTACTGAGATCGGCTATCTGCATTACCACAGTGCCTTCGCCAAATGAAGTGATACTGGAAGTTACCATTTCACCTTCATTTATCTTGCGTTCGATAACGGTTCCGGAAGCGGTTGCATACATATGGATCACCGTTCCGGGAACGTCCAGATCGCGAATCATCTCATATTGGCTACTGGCTTGGGCAAATTGAATTTGAGCTTCTTGTAGAGCATCTCTAGCACTGTCGAATTCGGTTTGAGGAATATAGTTTTTCTCTAAAAGCAGAGTTTTATCGTCAAAATCTTTCTGCGCTTGTCTAAGGTTCAATTCTGCTCGTTGCAAAGCCGCCTTGGTACTGAAGAGCGTATTTGCCTGATTGTAATCCGGTTCGATATCAGCAATGATATCACCTTTATTTACCTTATCGTTTTCATCAACATAGAATTTAACTACCTTGCCCGAAACTCTTGATTTTTGGGAAACAATACTTTGCGGCTGCACTTCTCCGGTAATCTCGATATTATTCTCAATATTGCCGTAGCTTACGGTGTAGGTATCGATATTTGGGCTTTGATCCGGTGTTGGCGCCGTGGCTTTTTTCTTACATGCGTTGTAACCGACTAAAAGCACTACTATGATGATGATTATGGCTATTACAATCCATTTCTTGCGCATAATTCCTCTCTTCTTGCCAAATTAAAACATATAATTGCCAAGCATTTCGATATAGCGAAAATGTCAATCAAAAAGCCTCAATATCTCCTTGCACAGAAGTGATCTTTGGTCTCCGCCAATTCTGCTTTACCCATTTATGATCGCCATAGATTAGCCAGCTTCCTTTACTACGGTGAAAGAATGAAAAGTACCCATGATCTTCAGGTTCATTAAAAGTAACGCTTTCAATGTCCGATTGGTAATGATCCCTAGTATGTGCAACCGCATAATCACCGGATATTTCTATATATAGCACTTCAATTTCCAAGAGTTGAAAACGCGCCAGTCTATCTAAGATTTCATTATTAAGATGCAAAGTTATTTCACCCTTATGCAAATAGTCTTGATGCACATGATCCATTAATCCTTGTACATTACCAAGATTAAAATCCAGTGAAACATCATAGAGAATATCGCGTATCTCTTTTTGAGCCAGAGATTCTGCATCATCAAAATCGCAACTTAGGATGAGTAAACAAAGCAGACTCAAGCCCAATAGCAAAGCTTTTCTCATGTTCGCTCAAGAACAGCCAAAGTTTCTATATGCCAAGTATTGGGAAACATATCAAATCCGCTAAGGCTGCATAATTTGTAACTGTTATCGTGCATCAATATCTTTAGATCTCGTGCCAAGCTCATTGGAGAGCAACTTAGATACAAAACCAAAGGTATCTGGGCTTTGCGAATAGACCATAAAGCGCTTTCCTGAACACCGCTACGAGGGGGATCAAGGATGATGCAATCGGCGTTAAAACTTGAAAGCAAGATACCAAATTGCTGCTCAAACTTGCCACAGATAAAGTTAGCATTATCGAAACCGTTGTTTTCTGCATTTCTTCGTGCATCGCTAACTGCTTCGGGGACTTCGTCAATACCTATCAGCTCGGAAATCTCTGTAGCCAGACTCAAACCCAAGCTACCTATTCCGCAATAAGCATCTATCACCTTAAAATGGGGTTTCATCTTAGCTCGCATTGCACAAAGTATTTTCTGTGTAGTCCCAAGGTTGATTTGCCAGAAACTTCGATAGTTTATTTCATAGCTAATATTGGCAAGAGTATCGCTCAAGTAGTTTCTGCCAAAAAGGGTTTTCTCTTCTGCGCCTAATATCACATTCGTTTTTTCACGATTGATATTTTGAATGATGCCGATAAT
The DNA window shown above is from Candidatus Cloacimonadota bacterium and carries:
- a CDS encoding efflux RND transporter periplasmic adaptor subunit gives rise to the protein MRKKWIVIAIIIIIVVLLVGYNACKKKATAPTPDQSPNIDTYTVSYGNIENNIEITGEVQPQSIVSQKSRVSGKVVKFYVDENDKVNKGDIIADIEPDYNQANTLFSTKAALQRAELNLRQAQKDFDDKTLLLEKNYIPQTEFDSARDALQEAQIQFAQASSQYEMIRDLDVPGTVIHMYATASGTVIERKINEGEMVTSSITSFGEGTVVMQIADLSKMIVSSNINEIDIVKFKVGQEATIKLDAMPYDEFGGKIIKIAAKAVTINSAKVFPVEISINASGEKAKPGMTAEISIAGDTRENVLIIPIGAVFADDKNQDVVYMAPKDESDTDQSAKSQAVSIPVKLGSNDFQMVEVISGLEENDVIMLSEPVTKPTMPFM